A section of the Acidobacteriota bacterium genome encodes:
- a CDS encoding ATPase, with protein MSERSTLDTAEVTSSGVETLIERLRQEGVGAGRAEGDQIVQNAQNQAEEILRKARHQAEELVAQARREAEQATSAGEDALRMAARDTVLKMREELGQKLESRVRRLVTEELEDRQLMAQLILEVVSRAVADSGVASARKVEIDLPEEVLDPAQLRESPQELSGPLSDLAKQVATASFREGVSFERLGPGGQGIRVRLVDESIEVDLSDAAIAELLLQHLKPRFRAVMEGVAQ; from the coding sequence ATGAGTGAGCGAAGCACCCTGGACACCGCTGAGGTCACCTCCTCCGGCGTTGAAACGCTCATCGAGCGGCTGCGCCAGGAAGGGGTCGGCGCCGGCCGTGCCGAAGGCGACCAGATCGTCCAGAACGCCCAGAACCAGGCGGAAGAGATCCTCCGCAAGGCCCGCCACCAGGCGGAAGAGCTGGTAGCCCAGGCGCGCCGGGAGGCGGAGCAGGCCACCAGCGCCGGCGAGGACGCCCTGCGCATGGCGGCCCGGGACACCGTGCTCAAGATGCGCGAGGAACTGGGGCAAAAGCTCGAGAGCCGGGTGCGCCGCCTGGTCACCGAGGAGCTGGAAGATCGCCAGCTGATGGCCCAGCTGATCCTCGAAGTGGTCTCCCGGGCGGTGGCGGACAGCGGCGTCGCGTCGGCGCGCAAGGTGGAGATCGATCTGCCGGAAGAAGTGCTGGACCCGGCGCAGCTGCGGGAATCGCCCCAGGAGCTCAGCGGTCCCTTGAGCGACCTGGCCAAACAGGTGGCCACCGCGTCCTTCCGCGAGGGGGTCAGCTTCGAAAGGCTCGGCCCCGGCGGGCAAGGCATTCGCGTGCGGCTGGTGGACGAGAGCATCGAGGTGGACCTCAGCGACGCCGCCATCGCCGAGCTGCTGCTGCAACACCTCAAACCCCGCTTCCGGGCGGTGATGGAAGGCGTCGCCCAATAG
- a CDS encoding ATP synthase subunit C, protein METVSLILGWAGILSPLMLGAIGSIVGCTIAGQAACGALLEVESGYGRYIGLSALPSSQTIYGIVVMFALNRPVTPENGPGLFAIGCLTALALMMSAFRQGDCIASAITASKSKPEVFGLSIAPAAIVEGFSVFAFVFALVLAGGLPAAP, encoded by the coding sequence ATGGAAACAGTGAGCCTAATTCTCGGCTGGGCCGGCATCCTCAGCCCGCTGATGCTGGGCGCCATCGGCTCCATCGTCGGCTGCACCATCGCCGGCCAGGCGGCCTGTGGAGCTCTGCTGGAGGTCGAGAGCGGTTACGGCCGCTACATCGGTCTCTCGGCGCTGCCGTCCTCTCAAACCATTTACGGCATCGTGGTGATGTTCGCCCTCAATCGCCCGGTGACGCCGGAGAACGGCCCGGGGCTCTTCGCCATCGGCTGCCTCACCGCTCTGGCGTTGATGATGTCGGCGTTCCGCCAGGGCGACTGCATCGCATCCGCCATCACCGCCTCCAAGTCCAAGCCCGAGGTCTTCGGCCTGTCCATCGCGCCGGCGGCCATCGTCGAAGGGTTCTCCGTCTTCGCCTTCGTCTTCGCCCTGGTCCTCGCCGGCGGCCTGCCGGCGGCACCCTAA
- a CDS encoding V-type ATP synthase subunit I → MSVVALKKVTVFGLAGEKDQLLSHLQDLGILHPVRLAPKLNRPEEETVEYPRQTYQALRYLLATPIKRRSVTDPTGFDRTAVVSAAQANRRRRREVQDRIDQLRVRLRAVEPWGDFELPPLDELAGQRLWFYLMPRRRLRQIPEDLVWQVVQMDHRVARVVVVSKGLPAGVPGERSRVGTRSLSELRRALELAESELEDLDGERWSLTRWIGLIQTNLARAEDEASRRHTAAQSLDAGEIFAVQGWVPATEVARVEELLEAEGAAATFADPEPDEEPPTLLENWDRVSGGEDLVGFYQLPGYRDWDPSAVIFLSFALFFAMILADAGYAAVLSLLLIAFWRRLGKSIAGQRMRALSAAICVASLAYGALVGSYFGVTPAEGSWLGRLKLLDVSDFSTMMKLSIGVGTLHLILANALTAWHRWRSRKPKAALTPVGWITMMAGGLTTYLGGYGTAIGDLGLTLVAAGAGIVLLFTGRPVKGLKDLPWRLLDGLKELTGFSKAFGDILSYLRLFALGLASASLAQTFNQLAEQAQGSGAGIALLFGLLILILGHSLNLVLALIGGVVHGLRLNFIEMYNWSVYGEGQPFRAFRKKEKATWKQ, encoded by the coding sequence ATGAGCGTCGTCGCCCTCAAGAAGGTCACCGTCTTCGGGTTGGCGGGAGAAAAGGACCAGCTCCTCTCCCACCTCCAGGATCTGGGCATCCTGCACCCGGTGCGGCTGGCGCCGAAGCTCAATCGGCCGGAAGAGGAGACGGTGGAGTACCCGCGCCAGACCTACCAGGCGTTGCGCTATCTGTTGGCCACTCCCATCAAGCGCCGTTCGGTCACCGACCCTACCGGCTTCGACCGCACCGCGGTGGTCAGCGCCGCCCAGGCCAACCGGCGCCGGCGGCGGGAGGTCCAGGATCGCATCGATCAGCTGCGGGTGCGCCTCCGCGCCGTCGAGCCCTGGGGCGATTTCGAGCTGCCGCCGCTGGACGAGCTGGCCGGCCAGCGGCTGTGGTTCTACCTCATGCCCCGGCGGCGCCTGCGGCAGATCCCCGAAGACTTGGTCTGGCAAGTGGTGCAGATGGACCACCGGGTGGCGCGGGTGGTGGTGGTGTCCAAGGGCCTGCCCGCGGGAGTCCCCGGCGAGCGTTCCCGGGTGGGCACCCGCTCCCTCTCGGAGCTGCGGCGGGCGCTGGAGCTAGCGGAGAGCGAGCTCGAGGATCTCGACGGCGAGCGCTGGAGCCTGACCCGCTGGATCGGCCTGATCCAGACCAACCTGGCACGGGCGGAGGACGAAGCCTCCCGCCGCCACACCGCCGCCCAATCCCTCGACGCCGGCGAGATCTTCGCCGTCCAGGGCTGGGTCCCGGCCACCGAAGTGGCACGGGTGGAAGAGCTGCTGGAAGCCGAGGGGGCGGCGGCCACCTTCGCCGATCCGGAGCCCGACGAGGAGCCGCCGACGCTGCTGGAGAATTGGGACCGGGTTTCCGGCGGTGAGGATCTGGTGGGTTTCTACCAGCTCCCGGGCTACCGCGACTGGGATCCATCGGCGGTGATCTTCCTCTCCTTCGCTCTCTTCTTCGCCATGATCCTGGCGGACGCCGGCTACGCCGCCGTGCTCTCCCTGCTGCTCATCGCCTTCTGGCGGCGACTGGGCAAGAGCATCGCCGGGCAGCGCATGCGAGCACTGTCCGCCGCCATCTGCGTCGCCTCCTTGGCCTATGGAGCCCTGGTGGGCAGCTACTTCGGGGTCACGCCGGCGGAGGGCTCCTGGCTGGGACGGCTCAAGCTCCTGGATGTCTCCGATTTCAGCACCATGATGAAGCTGTCCATCGGCGTCGGCACCCTGCACCTGATTCTCGCCAACGCCCTCACCGCGTGGCACCGATGGCGCAGCCGCAAGCCGAAAGCGGCCCTCACTCCGGTGGGCTGGATCACCATGATGGCCGGCGGCCTCACCACCTACCTCGGCGGCTACGGCACCGCCATCGGTGATCTGGGACTGACCCTGGTGGCAGCGGGCGCCGGCATCGTCCTGCTCTTCACCGGCCGGCCGGTGAAGGGGCTCAAGGATCTGCCCTGGCGCCTTCTCGACGGCCTCAAGGAGCTCACCGGCTTCTCCAAGGCTTTCGGCGACATCCTCAGCTACCTCCGCCTCTTCGCCCTCGGTCTGGCCAGCGCGTCGTTGGCCCAGACCTTCAACCAGCTGGCGGAGCAAGCCCAGGGCTCGGGGGCAGGGATCGCCCTGCTCTTCGGCCTGCTCATTCTGATCCTCGGACACAGCCTGAACCTCGTCCTCGCCCTCATCGGCGGCGTGGTCCACGGCTTGAGATTGAATTTCATCGAGATGTACAACTGGAGCGTCTACGGTGAAGGACAGCCCTTCAGGGCTTTCCGCAAGAAGGAGAAAGCAACATGGAAACAGTGA
- a CDS encoding V-type ATP synthase subunit D has translation MARLALSKSSLLKERRQLANFERFLPSLDLKRKQLMIERGKARTAYAARRRELEELQAEVEDKLPMLANHEVELDGLVQIENVRRSEENVVGTRLPRIDEVEVAVRPYAFLGRPHWVDNLVRLLRAYLEARLQERVAEQRVKILEHAVQRITQRVNLFEKVLIPRTRENIQRIEIYLADEQRSAVVRAKIAKRKNLERAQA, from the coding sequence ATGGCTAGACTCGCCCTCAGCAAGAGCTCGCTGCTCAAGGAGCGGCGGCAGCTGGCCAACTTCGAACGCTTTCTGCCATCGCTGGATCTGAAGCGCAAGCAGCTGATGATCGAGCGCGGCAAGGCGCGCACCGCCTACGCGGCCCGGCGCCGGGAGCTGGAAGAGCTGCAGGCGGAGGTGGAGGACAAGCTCCCCATGCTCGCCAACCACGAGGTGGAGCTGGACGGCCTGGTGCAAATCGAGAACGTGCGGCGCAGCGAGGAGAACGTGGTGGGAACCCGCCTGCCGCGCATCGACGAGGTGGAAGTCGCAGTGCGTCCCTACGCCTTCCTGGGCCGTCCCCACTGGGTGGACAACCTGGTACGGCTGCTGCGCGCCTACCTCGAGGCGAGGCTGCAGGAGCGGGTGGCGGAGCAGCGGGTGAAAATCCTCGAGCACGCGGTGCAGCGCATCACGCAGCGGGTCAATCTCTTCGAAAAGGTGCTCATCCCGCGCACCCGGGAGAATATCCAGCGCATCGAGATCTACCTCGCCGACGAGCAGCGCAGCGCCGTGGTGCGGGCCAAGATCGCCAAGCGCAAGAACCTGGAGCGAGCTCAAGCATGA
- a CDS encoding V-type ATP synthase subunit B, producing MTGSLLVYSKVLAIVGDIIKVSVPESSAGSAPAVRLGDLALVESPGSAPSTAQVIRIDGDVVSLQVFSGTKGLTTGARTRFLGHAMRAPYSQNILGRIFDGAGEPIDGGPDLSQGPQTEIDGPTVNPVKRVLASNMIRTDVPMIDVFNCLVESQKIPIFSIAGEPYNRFLARIGIQADADIVVFGGLGLVFDDYHFFRTAFEDAGVGARTVMFVNLASDPIVERTLAPDLALAVAERFAVEEGKRVLVLLTDMTAYADALKELGIALEQVPSNRGYMGDLYSQLARRYEKACDFKGAGSVTLLTVTTMPGNDVTHPVPDNTGYITEGQLYLHDGMIDPFGSLSRLKQHVIGKVTREDHGQVMNTMIRFFSSARDAEQKQAMAFELSPFDHKLLKFGRLFRSRFMDIAVSQPLEEALDDCWRTLAECFEPHELLMKQSMIDKYYPQDSEAQESAEAHG from the coding sequence ATGACCGGATCCCTACTCGTCTATTCCAAGGTCCTCGCCATCGTCGGCGACATCATCAAGGTGTCGGTGCCGGAGTCGTCCGCCGGCAGCGCTCCCGCTGTGCGGCTGGGGGATCTGGCGCTGGTGGAAAGTCCCGGATCGGCGCCGTCCACCGCGCAGGTGATCCGCATCGACGGTGACGTGGTGTCGCTGCAGGTCTTCTCCGGCACCAAGGGTTTGACCACCGGTGCCCGCACCCGCTTCCTGGGCCACGCCATGCGGGCCCCCTACTCCCAGAACATCCTGGGCCGCATCTTCGACGGCGCCGGCGAGCCCATCGACGGCGGGCCGGATCTGTCCCAGGGGCCCCAGACGGAGATCGACGGACCCACCGTCAACCCGGTCAAGCGCGTGCTGGCGTCCAACATGATCCGCACCGACGTGCCCATGATCGACGTCTTCAACTGCCTGGTGGAGAGCCAGAAGATCCCCATCTTCTCCATCGCCGGCGAGCCCTACAACCGCTTCCTGGCGCGCATCGGCATCCAGGCCGACGCCGACATCGTGGTCTTCGGCGGCCTCGGATTGGTCTTCGACGACTACCACTTCTTCCGCACCGCCTTCGAGGACGCCGGCGTCGGCGCCCGCACGGTGATGTTCGTCAACCTGGCCTCGGACCCCATCGTCGAACGCACCCTGGCGCCGGATCTGGCGCTGGCGGTGGCGGAGCGCTTTGCCGTCGAGGAGGGCAAGCGGGTGCTGGTGCTGCTCACCGACATGACCGCTTACGCCGACGCCTTGAAGGAGCTGGGCATCGCCCTCGAGCAGGTGCCCTCCAACCGGGGCTACATGGGCGACCTCTACTCCCAACTGGCGCGGCGCTACGAGAAGGCCTGCGACTTCAAGGGCGCCGGCTCGGTGACTCTGCTCACCGTCACCACCATGCCCGGCAACGACGTCACCCACCCGGTGCCGGACAACACCGGCTACATCACCGAGGGGCAGCTCTACCTCCACGACGGCATGATCGACCCCTTCGGCTCGCTGTCGCGGCTCAAGCAGCACGTCATCGGCAAGGTCACCCGGGAGGATCATGGACAGGTGATGAACACCATGATCCGCTTCTTCTCCAGCGCCCGGGACGCCGAGCAGAAGCAGGCCATGGCCTTCGAGCTCTCGCCCTTCGACCACAAGCTGCTCAAATTCGGCCGCCTGTTCCGCAGCCGCTTCATGGACATCGCCGTCTCCCAGCCCTTGGAAGAGGCCCTGGACGATTGCTGGCGCACCCTCGCCGAGTGCTTCGAGCCCCATGAGCTGCTGATGAAGCAGTCGATGATCGACAAGTACTATCCACAGGACAGCGAGGCCCAGGAAAGCGCGGAGGCCCATGGCTAG
- a CDS encoding type II toxin-antitoxin system VapB family antitoxin, with protein sequence MKTTIDIPQEELEEAIRWTGARTKREAVVTAVVDFNRRQRLEQLAGELGSFAKVISPAELKKLRESK encoded by the coding sequence ATGAAAACTACGATTGATATTCCTCAGGAGGAGCTCGAAGAAGCCATTCGGTGGACCGGAGCCCGCACCAAGCGGGAGGCGGTGGTCACCGCCGTGGTGGATTTCAACCGCCGTCAGCGGCTTGAACAGCTCGCTGGGGAGCTAGGTAGCTTCGCGAAGGTCATCTCTCCGGCGGAGCTGAAGAAGCTACGGGAGAGCAAATGA
- a CDS encoding PIN domain-containing protein, with protein sequence MTERRGVLIDTSAWIEAMRVRGDEVVRESVGKALREDRARLCDLVRLELWNGVRGDEERKWLSSLEQTLQVVETGPEVWRLACELAIQSRSHGLTLPSTDLLIAACARHHDLDLLHRDRHFELLAEAVPISS encoded by the coding sequence ATGACCGAGCGTCGAGGCGTTCTCATCGATACTTCGGCGTGGATCGAGGCGATGCGGGTGCGCGGCGACGAGGTGGTGCGCGAGTCCGTCGGCAAAGCCTTGCGCGAAGACCGTGCGAGGCTCTGTGACCTGGTGCGCCTCGAGCTCTGGAACGGTGTGCGCGGCGACGAGGAGCGCAAGTGGCTTTCGAGCCTCGAACAAACCCTGCAGGTCGTCGAGACCGGCCCCGAAGTCTGGCGGCTGGCTTGCGAGCTTGCGATTCAGTCCCGCAGCCACGGCTTGACCCTCCCCAGCACCGACCTCCTCATCGCCGCCTGCGCCCGCCATCACGATCTCGACCTGCTGCACCGGGATCGGCACTTCGAGCTCCTGGCGGAAGCGGTGCCGATTTCGTCCTGA
- a CDS encoding toll/interleukin-1 receptor domain-containing protein: MSDEFWVEYQECLRHAETGKLLEERNGHEIFWDQSNDVDPFQTVGSLVSRDGRLLFDKRTSEEGKLDLRWVKPGTRLSSIAGDTRNVPAPELNAGFNPKKPLFYLVSNGRLEVWDFSKLERNLAVLETNTKQADSRGEGAVAEKPYDLFISYASEDREFAQLLVDKLAEQSIKVWFDRTVLKIGDSLRREIDAGLKHATFGVVILSRNYFRKKWPLYELDGLLSREMAADRIILPIWLGVTVDDVLQFSPSLADKVALPSPPMSVLEIAQLIAERFSTGRQ; encoded by the coding sequence GTGAGTGATGAATTCTGGGTGGAGTATCAAGAGTGCCTCCGGCACGCAGAAACAGGCAAACTCCTCGAAGAACGGAACGGGCACGAAATTTTCTGGGATCAGTCGAACGATGTAGATCCTTTCCAGACAGTGGGTAGCTTGGTTTCTCGTGACGGTCGATTGCTCTTTGACAAACGCACCAGCGAGGAGGGAAAGCTCGATCTCAGATGGGTAAAGCCTGGTACCAGGCTAAGTAGCATCGCTGGAGATACGCGCAACGTCCCCGCACCTGAGCTGAATGCAGGGTTTAACCCCAAGAAACCACTGTTCTACCTCGTATCCAATGGAAGACTAGAGGTGTGGGATTTCTCAAAGCTTGAGCGGAATTTAGCTGTTCTAGAAACAAACACTAAACAAGCGGACAGCAGAGGAGAGGGAGCAGTTGCCGAAAAGCCGTATGACCTATTCATCTCTTATGCAAGCGAAGACAGGGAGTTCGCGCAGTTGCTAGTTGATAAGTTAGCAGAGCAATCTATCAAGGTCTGGTTTGATCGCACTGTTCTGAAAATTGGCGACAGCCTTAGACGTGAGATAGATGCTGGCCTAAAGCACGCGACTTTCGGTGTGGTCATCCTGTCAAGGAATTATTTTCGGAAGAAGTGGCCGCTCTATGAACTTGATGGCCTCCTAAGTCGTGAGATGGCTGCTGACAGAATCATTCTGCCTATTTGGCTTGGTGTCACTGTAGATGATGTTCTGCAGTTCAGCCCATCGCTCGCAGACAAGGTCGCGCTTCCGAGCCCTCCAATGAGCGTCCTAGAGATAGCCCAGCTAATTGCGGAGCGGTTCTCGACGGGCAGACAATGA
- a CDS encoding type II toxin-antitoxin system HicA family toxin, with translation MSARKKLLDQILRGTADANVPFQRLCSLLRNLGFDERTKGSHHIFTMEGIPEILNLQPKGAKAKAKAYQVRQVRDVILKYRLAGGNDER, from the coding sequence ATGTCCGCGCGGAAGAAGCTTCTCGACCAGATCCTCCGCGGGACCGCCGATGCCAATGTCCCGTTTCAGCGGCTCTGCTCCCTCCTCCGGAATCTGGGTTTTGACGAGCGGACCAAAGGCAGCCACCACATCTTCACGATGGAGGGCATTCCGGAGATCTTGAACCTGCAGCCCAAAGGAGCCAAGGCCAAGGCCAAGGCCTACCAGGTTCGCCAGGTCCGGGATGTCATCCTGAAATACCGTCTCGCTGGAGGAAATGATGAGCGGTAA
- a CDS encoding type II toxin-antitoxin system HicB family antitoxin has protein sequence MSGKPRYEVIIYWSDEDDAFIAEVPELPGCAADGQTYEAALANVQVIIAEWIETAEELGRPIPEPRGRLMFA, from the coding sequence ATGAGCGGTAAGCCTCGATACGAAGTCATCATCTATTGGAGCGATGAGGATGACGCCTTCATCGCCGAGGTGCCGGAGCTTCCGGGCTGTGCGGCGGACGGCCAGACCTACGAAGCGGCGCTCGCGAACGTGCAAGTCATTATCGCCGAGTGGATCGAAACCGCTGAGGAGCTCGGGCGGCCGATCCCGGAACCCCGTGGAAGACTCATGTTCGCTTAG
- a CDS encoding hydrogenase small subunit, with the protein MAQERPWILDELRRKGVSRRDFLRFCGIMAGALALPKSVGAQMAQALENTRKPILVWLEFQDCAGNTESFLRASRPSVADIILDVLSVDYHETIMAAAGHQAEANLHGVVEEYAGQYLAVVEGSIPTGANGAYCTVGGRSALDIAREVCGHAAATIAIGTCAAYGGIPAAAPNPTGALGVKDALPELDTVVNLPACPANGENLAALIVYYLTYDRWPPLDHYGRPLFAYGKSIHDNCERRAHYDAGQYVEQWGDLGHRQGYCLYKVGCKGPVTYQNCPNIGWNEGTNWPIGCGHPCIGCAEPDFWDKMTPFYAHLSGVPGFGVQSNIDRIGLWATAGVGAAFAGHGLVQIGRTMAAKRAHKADAEPVSDAAAEKGEES; encoded by the coding sequence ATGGCTCAAGAACGCCCCTGGATCCTCGACGAGTTACGCCGGAAAGGTGTCTCTCGCCGCGACTTTCTTCGCTTTTGCGGGATCATGGCTGGAGCTCTGGCCTTGCCCAAATCCGTTGGGGCCCAAATGGCCCAGGCTTTGGAGAACACCCGCAAGCCCATTCTGGTGTGGCTCGAATTTCAGGACTGCGCGGGCAACACCGAATCCTTCCTCCGGGCCAGCCGGCCCAGCGTAGCCGACATCATTCTCGACGTTCTCTCCGTGGACTACCACGAGACCATCATGGCCGCCGCCGGTCATCAGGCGGAGGCGAATCTGCATGGGGTGGTGGAGGAGTATGCGGGCCAGTATCTGGCGGTGGTGGAAGGCTCCATCCCCACCGGGGCCAACGGCGCCTATTGCACCGTCGGCGGCCGCTCGGCGCTGGACATCGCCCGGGAGGTTTGCGGTCATGCTGCGGCGACCATCGCCATCGGCACCTGCGCCGCCTACGGCGGGATTCCGGCGGCAGCGCCCAACCCCACCGGCGCCTTGGGAGTCAAGGACGCCCTGCCGGAGCTCGACACGGTGGTCAACCTGCCCGCCTGCCCGGCCAACGGCGAGAACCTCGCCGCCCTCATCGTCTACTACCTGACCTACGACCGCTGGCCGCCCCTGGACCACTACGGCCGGCCCCTCTTCGCCTACGGCAAGAGCATCCACGACAACTGCGAGCGCCGCGCCCATTACGACGCGGGGCAGTACGTGGAGCAATGGGGCGATCTGGGGCACCGCCAGGGGTACTGCCTGTACAAGGTGGGCTGCAAGGGTCCGGTGACCTATCAGAACTGTCCCAACATCGGCTGGAACGAGGGGACCAATTGGCCCATCGGCTGCGGGCATCCGTGCATCGGCTGCGCCGAGCCGGACTTCTGGGACAAGATGACCCCCTTCTACGCTCACCTCAGCGGGGTTCCCGGTTTCGGCGTGCAGTCCAACATCGACCGCATCGGTCTGTGGGCCACCGCCGGCGTCGGCGCCGCCTTTGCCGGCCACGGGCTGGTGCAGATCGGCCGCACCATGGCCGCCAAGCGCGCCCACAAGGCTGACGCCGAACCGGTCTCCGACGCTGCAGCGGAGAAAGGAGAAGAGTCATGA